A single Rhodospirillaceae bacterium DNA region contains:
- a CDS encoding RNA-binding protein → MKLIALNLPRDFDEQNLEELFKVHGNVSACNLVLDDKSGASKGFGFVEMELEEEAMVAIEKLHGTKVNKNKIRVKPAK, encoded by the coding sequence ATGAAACTGATTGCCCTTAACTTGCCACGAGATTTTGACGAACAAAATTTAGAAGAATTATTCAAAGTCCATGGCAATGTGTCCGCCTGCAATCTTGTCCTTGATGACAAGAGCGGTGCTTCAAAAGGTTTTGGATTTGTCGAGATGGAACTCGAGGAAGAAGCGATGGTTGCTATTGAAAAATTACACGGCACCAAGGTGAACAAAAATAAAATTCGCGTTAAGCCTGCAAAGTAA